The window GGCCGCAGCCTGATCGAAGGTGTTGCCGGCAGACACCAGCTCTTGCGGGTTGTCGCCATGGGGGTACAGGCTGCGGCTGCCCGCACGGCAGGCGTATTCCCACTCCGCCTCGGTGGGTAGGCGGTAGCGGTGGCCCTCGGTGCGGCTGAGCCACTGGGCCATGGCCTGCGCGTCGTTCCAGGTCACGTTCACCACGGGGTGGTCCGGGCCCTGCGCAAAGCCGGGGTTGCGCCACGAGTAGCGCGGATCGCGCCCCTCAAACGCATCGCCGCGCCGTGTGGTGGCCGGGTCGTAGGCGGGGTTGTAGCCATAACCTCCAGTGCCGTCGGCCTCGGACTCTGGCCGGTAGCCGGACGCCTCCAGAAAGCGCTGGAACTGCCCCACGGTGACCTCATGCTGGCCGAGGTAAAAGTCGCGGGTGATGTGCACCTCATGCGCTGGCGATTCGTCCGCCAGATCGGTCAGGCGCTTGCGCTCCAACTGCGGGAAGGTCTTTTCCAGCGCCTCGACGGGCGGCACGCCCCCCATCCAGAAAGTGCCCGCAGGCACACGGACAAAGGCCATACCCAGGCTGTTGACCCAGGGCGACGTGGCCGTGCCTGCAGGGGTAGACGGCGTGTGCTGGCAGCCTACGATCAGCGCAGAAAGCGCCAGCAAGACCGCAGCGCTCGCCCAGCGGCGGCATGCTGGTGGGGCGGCTGGCCTCAAGGCTTGTCCTGCAACTCGCTCACGCATTCAAACACCAGGCGCGAGCCGTCGTTGCGCAGCAGTTTGGCGTGCAGGGCCATGCGCTGGCATTCGCGGCTGGCCGCCGCATACGCTTGAGAGGTGTCGGGCCCATAGACTGGCACGCTGAAGGTGCGGTCGCGACCCGAGGCCATGGGGCCCGAGGGGCCGTAGGGGTTGGTGGCATTGCAACCGGCCAGCAAGGCCAGCACTGACATCGAGGCACACAGCAGTCTCATGGGAGTCTCCCGAGCAGATCAGGGAACCCAGTTTACGCACATGTGCGCCCTGCTGGGCGGCCGGTGCCCCTCAGGAGGGGGCGTGGGTGGGTGCACGGGCGGCTGTATCGCACTCGATTTGTAGTCATTCAGGCCAGAGGCGCAATCTGTATATGCCTTGATTGCTATTGAAAAATGAGCGACCTCTTGTCCGGTGCCGCGACGGACCGGTCGCGCAGCTTATGCAGCTGCGGCGGCTTCGGCCAGCGCCTGCAGGGCGGCCGTCACTTCGGCGGCGTCCACGCCGTCCACCGGTGCCAGGCGCGGGGCCAGTGTCTGCAGCGCTGCGCTGTCCTTTTGCAACTGGGCAATGGCCTGGCCGGCCTCCTTGGGTGCGTCGAAGCCCGTGCTCTGCAGCAGCAGGCGGCCGTCGGCGGCCACGAGCTTGAAGTAGAACTTACCGTCGGCCTCGCGGTACTGCTTGAAAGCGGGCAGGGCGGTCTTGGCAGCCTTGGCCGGTTTGGCGGCCGTGCTGGCCTGCACCAAGCTGCGCAGGCCCACGGCGCTGCGCAGTTCGCGGATGAAGGGCGTGGCCAGCGCGCGGGCGCGCTCGGCCCCGGCCAGCAGGGTTTGCTCGATGCGGGCGGGGTTGTGGATGAGCTCCTCGTACTGTGCGCGCATGGGGGCGATCACTTGGTCCACGCGCTCCAGCAGCAGGTGCTTGGCGTCGCCCCAGGCGATGCCATCGGCATAGGCCTTGCGCAGGGCCTCGGTCTCTTCGGGCGTGGCGAAGGCCTGGTAGATCTGGAACAGGGCCGAGCCTTCAACCTCTTTGGCCTCGCCGGGCGCACGCGAGTCGGTCAGGATGCCGCCGATGAGCTTTTGCAGCTGGGCGCGCGAGCTGAACAACGGGATGGTGTTGTCGTAGCTCTTGCTCATCTTGCGGCCGTCCAGCCCTGGCAGTGTGGCCACATGGTCGTCGATGGCCGCTTCGGGCAGCACGAAGTGCTCGCCGTACAGGTGGTTGAAGCTGGCTGCCATGTCGCGGGCCATCTCGATGTGCTGGATCTGGTCGCGGCCCACCGGCACCTTGTGGGCCTTGAACATCAAAATGTCCGCGCCCATCAGCACCGGGTACATGAACAGGCCTGCGGTCACGCCGTCGTCCTGCTCGCGCCCGGCGGCGGTGTTCTTGTCCACGCTGGCCTTGTAGGCGTGCGCGCGGTTCAGCAAACCTTTGCCGGTCACGCAGGTCAGCAGCCAGGTCAGTTCGGGAATCTCGGGGATGTCGGACTGGCGGTAGAAGGTGACCTTTTCGGGGTTGAGCCCTGCGGCCAGCCAGCTGGCCGCGATCTCCAGCGTGGAGCGCTGGATGCGCACCGGGTCTTCGCACTTGATGAGTGCGTGGTAGTCGGCCAGAAAGTAAAAGCTCTGCACGCCGGGCGTGAGGCTGGCCGCCACCGAGGGGCGGATGGAGCCGACGAAGTTGCCCAGGTGGGGGGTGCCAGTGGTGGTGATGCCGGTGAGAAAACGGGTGGTGCTCATGGGAAACAAGAACTCAGCAAATCAAATGAACAGGAAGTGGCAGGTTTCTGCTGCGCTCAGCGCAGCAAGGCCGTCAGCGGGGTGAGCAACAGGTTGATGGCG of the Acidovorax sp. 107 genome contains:
- a CDS encoding tryptophan--tRNA ligase — encoded protein: MSTTRFLTGITTTGTPHLGNFVGSIRPSVAASLTPGVQSFYFLADYHALIKCEDPVRIQRSTLEIAASWLAAGLNPEKVTFYRQSDIPEIPELTWLLTCVTGKGLLNRAHAYKASVDKNTAAGREQDDGVTAGLFMYPVLMGADILMFKAHKVPVGRDQIQHIEMARDMAASFNHLYGEHFVLPEAAIDDHVATLPGLDGRKMSKSYDNTIPLFSSRAQLQKLIGGILTDSRAPGEAKEVEGSALFQIYQAFATPEETEALRKAYADGIAWGDAKHLLLERVDQVIAPMRAQYEELIHNPARIEQTLLAGAERARALATPFIRELRSAVGLRSLVQASTAAKPAKAAKTALPAFKQYREADGKFYFKLVAADGRLLLQSTGFDAPKEAGQAIAQLQKDSAALQTLAPRLAPVDGVDAAEVTAALQALAEAAAAA
- a CDS encoding formylglycine-generating enzyme family protein is translated as MLALSALIVGCQHTPSTPAGTATSPWVNSLGMAFVRVPAGTFWMGGVPPVEALEKTFPQLERKRLTDLADESPAHEVHITRDFYLGQHEVTVGQFQRFLEASGYRPESEADGTGGYGYNPAYDPATTRRGDAFEGRDPRYSWRNPGFAQGPDHPVVNVTWNDAQAMAQWLSRTEGHRYRLPTEAEWEYACRAGSRSLYPHGDNPQELVSAGNTFDQAAAPQWPRWHQQALAGNDGYAFTAPIGRFAPNAFGLYDMLGNAWEWTGDWHGDTYYAESPRNDPTGPAEGSVRVRRGGSWHTWALYARCGYRNWNSPETRYTLVGMRLVREIDAAP